A region of Cucumis melo cultivar AY chromosome 2, USDA_Cmelo_AY_1.0, whole genome shotgun sequence DNA encodes the following proteins:
- the LOC103487473 gene encoding uncharacterized protein LOC103487473 — protein sequence MDRRCFLILCHLLRTRADLESTEHVDVEEMVALFLHVLAHDVKNRQIQREFVRSSEIVPQHFNMVLMAVLRLHDELLATPQPITSGCIDMRWHCFENCIGALDDMYIKVNVSAVDRPRYRTRKGEVATNFLGVCDTKGDFVFILAGWEGSAANSRNLRDALSRPNGLKVLKEWRGTGNAPETPKEFFNMKHSSAWNVIERASGLLKGCWAILREKSYYPVEVQCPTIMACCLLHNLINREITYINELDDEDDGDSTHATTSGDDITYIEPSNEWTEWRDALASSMFTEWQLRNQ from the exons ATGGACAGACGTTGCTTCCTAATTTTGTGCCATCTACTACGAACTAGGGCCGATTTAGAATCTACTGAACACGTGGACGTTGAGGAGATGGTCGCCCTCTTCCTTCATGTGCTAGCACACGATGTGAAGAACCGACAGATCCAAAGGGAGTTCGTTAGGTCGAGCGAGATAGTCCCCCAACATTTCAACATGGTGTTGATGGCCGTTCTTCGACTACATGACGAGTTATTGGCCACACCACAACCTATAACGAGCGGATGCATAGACATGAGGTGGCATTGTTTCGAG AATTGCATTGGAGCACTTGACGACATGTACATCAAAGTTAACGTGTCAGCAGTGGATAGACCAAGGTATCGCACACGAAAGGGTGAAGTGGCGACAAATTTCCTCGGCGTATGCGATACGAAGGGGGATTTCGTTTTCATTTtagccggttgggaaggatcggCCGCTAACTCACGTAATTTAAGAGATGCGCTTTCTCGACCTAACGGTCTAAAGGTTCTGAAGG AGTGGCGAGGTACCGGAAATGCTCCTGAGACACCGAAAGAGTTCTTTAACATGAAACATTCTAGCGCATGGAATGTCATTGAAAGAGCGTCCGGTCTGTTGAAGGGATGTTGGGCAATACTACGTGAAAAGTCCTACTACCCAGTTGAAGTCCAATGTCCGACTATCATGGCTTGTTGTCTCCTTCATAATTTAATAAATCGGGAGATAACTTACATCAACGAATTGGATGACGAAGACGATGGTGACTCGACACATGCAACTACTAGTGGGGATGACATCACATACATTGAGCCCTCAAACGAATGGACTGAATGGCGTGATGCGCTTGCTTCCTCGATGTTCACGGAATGGCAATTGCGTAATCAGTAG